One Halictus rubicundus isolate RS-2024b chromosome 10, iyHalRubi1_principal, whole genome shotgun sequence genomic window carries:
- the Ytr gene encoding U4/U6.U5 small nuclear ribonucleoprotein 27 kDa protein yantar has product MGRSRTPSPARRRDRSRDRDRERERDRDRRRRRSRERRRRSVERDRAKSRDRERERDRDRERHRRSYSRSRSRERDRPKPKQKANTAERPVITEADLQGKTPEEQEMMRIMGFCGFDTTKGKKVEGNDVGAVHVILKRKYRQYMNRKGGFNRPLDFVA; this is encoded by the exons GTCGTACACCTTCGCCGGCAAGAAGGAGAGATCGATCGCGAGATCGGGATCGTGAAAGGGAACGCGACAGAGATCGTAGGAGAAGACGTTCCCGTgagagaagaagaag ATCCGTAGAACGAGATAGGGCCAAGTCGagggacagagaaagagaacgtGATCGTGATCGGGAGAGGCATAGACGTTCGTATAGTAGGTCGAGAtctagagaaagagatagaCCCAAACCTAAACAAAAAGCCAACACCGCGGAACGTCCTGTTATCACGG AGGCTGATCTTCAAGGGAAAACACCCGAGGAACAGGAAATGATGAGAATAATGGGTTTCTGTGGCTTCGATACTACCAAGGGTAAAAAGGTTGAAGGCAATGACGTCGGTGCCGTGCACGttattttaaaaagaaagtATAGGCAATACATGAACAGAAAAGGAGGATTCAATAGACCATTGGACTTTGTGGCATAG